One genomic region from Mytilus trossulus isolate FHL-02 chromosome 9, PNRI_Mtr1.1.1.hap1, whole genome shotgun sequence encodes:
- the LOC134684557 gene encoding uncharacterized protein LOC134684557: MSEKNQDKCPAESAPPPYDYTVPQGQQYEQLLYPQGYSKTNEYAQIHPPQGCSHGTGYQPLVQGFEQQGYPETQYYGQQPMYGGQGQNVVSFKKIMKSKQD, from the coding sequence ACAAATGTCCAGCAGAGAGTGCTCCACCACCATATGATTATACAGTACCACAAGGTCAACAATATGAACAGTTACTGTATCCTCAGGGGTATAGTAAAACCAATGAGTATGCACAGATTCACCCTCCACAAGGATGCAGTCATGGAACTGGGTACCAACCCCTTGTCCAAGGCTTTGAACAGCAGGGTTATCCTGAAACACAATATTATGGACAACAACCGATGTATGGAGGTCAAGGGCAAAATGttgtaagttttaaaaaaatcatgaaaagtAAACAAGACtaa